A window of Mangifera indica cultivar Alphonso chromosome 13, CATAS_Mindica_2.1, whole genome shotgun sequence contains these coding sequences:
- the LOC123194459 gene encoding chitinase 4-like isoform X1, translating into MALTLTKLCLPSFVLVGIILSSAILPTTSFDVGSVVTSDFFDGIKNKAAPDCVGQSFYTRDEFLNAVTQFNDFAQAGSDDDSKREIAAFFAHVSHETGSMCKIEEDDKSNSYCDDINYPAYPCVSGKLYYGRGPLQLTWNYNYGECGKVVGFDGLQAPETVSQDPSVSFKCSLWFWMTNVHSVVNQGFGETIRKINSGECDGGNPAQVQSRVGYYQDYCSKFGVDSGQNLYC; encoded by the exons ATGGCTCTTACTCTTACAAAATTATGCCTTCCAAGCTTTGTTCTAGTGGGAATAATCCTTTCCTCAGCAATTCTTCCCACTACTAGTTTTGATGTGGGTAGTGTGGTGACTTCTGACTTCTTTGATGGGATCAAGAATAAAGCCGCACCAGATTGTGTAGGGCAAAGCTTTTACACAAGAGATGAGTTTCTGAATGCTGTTACTCAATTTAACGATTTCGCTCAAGCTGGTTCGGATGATGATTCTAAGCGTGAGATTGCTGCATTCTTTGCACATGTTTCTCATGAAACTGGAA GTATGTGCAAAATAGAAGAGGATGACAAGTCAAATAGCTACTGTGATGATATTAACTACCCAGCCTATCCATGCGTTTCTGGCAAGTTGTACTACGGGCGTGGGCCGCTGCAGCTCACCTGGAACTACAACTACGGGGAATGCGGAAAAGTAGTCGGATTCGATGGACTCCAGGCGCCAGAAACAGTGTCCCAGGACCCTAGTGTAAGCTTCAAGTGTTCCTTGTGGTTCTGGATGACCAATGTCCACTCAGTGGTAAACCAAGGTTTTGGGGAAACAATTCGGAAGATTAATTCTGGGGAATGTGATGGCGGAAACCCTGCTCAGGTTCAGAGTCGTGTTGGGTATTACCAGGATTATTGCAGCAAATTTGGTGTTGATTCTGGCCAGAATCTCTACTGTTAG
- the LOC123194459 gene encoding chitinase 4-like isoform X2 — protein MALTLTKLCLPSFVLVGIILSSAILPTTSFDVGSVVTSDFFDGIKNKAAPDCVGQSFYTRDEFLNAVTQFNDFAQAGSDDDSKRMCKIEEDDKSNSYCDDINYPAYPCVSGKLYYGRGPLQLTWNYNYGECGKVVGFDGLQAPETVSQDPSVSFKCSLWFWMTNVHSVVNQGFGETIRKINSGECDGGNPAQVQSRVGYYQDYCSKFGVDSGQNLYC, from the exons ATGGCTCTTACTCTTACAAAATTATGCCTTCCAAGCTTTGTTCTAGTGGGAATAATCCTTTCCTCAGCAATTCTTCCCACTACTAGTTTTGATGTGGGTAGTGTGGTGACTTCTGACTTCTTTGATGGGATCAAGAATAAAGCCGCACCAGATTGTGTAGGGCAAAGCTTTTACACAAGAGATGAGTTTCTGAATGCTGTTACTCAATTTAACGATTTCGCTCAAGCTGGTTCGGATGATGATTCTAAGC GTATGTGCAAAATAGAAGAGGATGACAAGTCAAATAGCTACTGTGATGATATTAACTACCCAGCCTATCCATGCGTTTCTGGCAAGTTGTACTACGGGCGTGGGCCGCTGCAGCTCACCTGGAACTACAACTACGGGGAATGCGGAAAAGTAGTCGGATTCGATGGACTCCAGGCGCCAGAAACAGTGTCCCAGGACCCTAGTGTAAGCTTCAAGTGTTCCTTGTGGTTCTGGATGACCAATGTCCACTCAGTGGTAAACCAAGGTTTTGGGGAAACAATTCGGAAGATTAATTCTGGGGAATGTGATGGCGGAAACCCTGCTCAGGTTCAGAGTCGTGTTGGGTATTACCAGGATTATTGCAGCAAATTTGGTGTTGATTCTGGCCAGAATCTCTACTGTTAG
- the LOC123194460 gene encoding endochitinase At2g43590-like, giving the protein MAFNMRKNLLTFALLGLFSLAIVPKNVMSQNCDCAPNLCCSQFGYCGTGEAYCGLGCKGGPCTSTPSTPSPTPTGGGSVASIVTADFFDGIKNQAAASCAGKSFYTRDGFLNAANSFPQFGSGSADESKREIAAFFAHVTHETGHLCYTEEIDKSNAYCDQSNTQYPCVPGKKYYGRGPMQLTWNYNYGACGTAVGFDGLNAPETVSNDPAVSFKAALWFWMTNVHSVMNQGFGATIQKINGALECGGKQPDKVNARIGYYTDYCQKFGVDPGQNLSC; this is encoded by the exons ATGGCTTTCAACATGAGAAAAAATCTACTTACGTTTGCTCTTCTGGGACTTTTTTCCTTGGCTATTGTTCCTAAAAATGTCATGTCCCAAAACTGTGACTGTGCTCCCAACTTGTGTTGCAGTCAGTTTGGTTACTGTGGCACCGGCGAAGCCTACTGTGGATTGGGGTGTAAGGGGGGTCCTTGCACCTCGACGCCATCGACACCGTCACCTACACCAACCGGTGGTGGTTCAGTTGCCAGTATTGTTACGGCTGATTTCTTTGATGGGATAAAGAATCAAGCTGCTGCAAGCTGTGCTGGAAAGAGCTTCTACACAAGAGATGGATTTCTTAATGCAGCCAATTCGTTTCCTCAGTTTGGATCAGGCTCTGCCGACGAATCCAAGCGTGAGATTGCTGCATTTTTTGCCCACGTTACTCATGAAACTGGAC ATTTATGCTACACCGAAGAGATTGACAAGTCAAATGCCTACTGTGACCAATCAAACACACAGTACCCATGTGTCCCCGGAAAGAAGTATTACGGGCGTGGACCGATGCAGCTCACCTGGAACTACAACTACGGTGCCTGTGGAACAGCCGTCGGGTTCGATGGACTCAACGCTCCCGAAACAGTGTCTAATGACCCTGCTGTCTCCTTTAAGGCTGCCTTGTGGTTCTGGATGACCAATGTTCACTCAGTCATGAACCAAGGCTTTGGGGCTACCATTCAGAAAATTAATGGCGCTCTTGAATGCGGTGGAAAGCAACCTGATAAAGTTAATGCTCGTATTGGTTATTACACTGATTATTGCCAGAAATTTGGTGTTGATCCCGGCCAGAATTTGTCCTGCTAG